A genomic stretch from Penaeus monodon isolate SGIC_2016 chromosome 25, NSTDA_Pmon_1, whole genome shotgun sequence includes:
- the LOC119589340 gene encoding protein bunched, class 2/F/G isoform-like, producing the protein MAIAQQRQPSSGADATSMAIAQQRQPSSGADATSMAIAQQHQPSSGADATSMAIAQQRQPSSGADATSMAIAQQRQPSSGADATSMAIAQQHQPSSGADATSMAIAQQHQPSSGADATSMAIAQQHQPSSGADATSMAIAQQHQPSSGADATSMAIAPSHRRRRRHAQALGQESSGLCGKTLLKYSNPHKSPKYQNP; encoded by the coding sequence ATGGCCATCGCACAGCAGCGCCAGCCCAGCTCAGGTGCAGACGCGACGTCCATGGCCATCGCACAGCAGCGCCAGCCCAGCTCAGGTGCAGACGCGACGTCCATGGCCATCGCACAGCAGCACCAGCCCAGCTCAGGTGCAGACGCGACGTCCATGGCCATCGCACAGCAGCGCCAGCCCAGCTCAGGTGCAGACGCGACGTCCATGGCCATCGCACAGCAGCGCCAGCCCAGCTCAGGTGCAGACGCGACGTCCATGGCCATCGCACAGCAGCACCAGCCCAGCTCAGGTGCAGACGCGACGTCCATGGCCATCGCACAGCAGCACCAGCCCAGCTCAGGTGCAGACGCGACGTCCATGGCCATCGCACAGCAGCACCAGCCCAGCTCAGGTGCAGACGCGACGTCCATGGCCATCGCACAGCAGCACCAGCCCAGCTCAGGTGCAGACGCGACGTCCATGGCCATCGCTCCGTCGCACaggcgccgccgccgccacgcaCAGGCTTTGGGGCAAGAAAGTTCAGGCCTTTGTGGGAAGACTTTGTTAAAATATTCA